In Phoenix dactylifera cultivar Barhee BC4 chromosome 1, palm_55x_up_171113_PBpolish2nd_filt_p, whole genome shotgun sequence, the genomic stretch GCTTGAGTTTGGCCAATTGGCCATGGTGATTGATGGTAGGTGAAGGCCCCCATTGGTTCATGAATTCTTGCACGAAGGCCGTCCACCCCAAATAATTTCCCTCCTTCTCATATATGTTCCTTAGCCACCGCTACCATCTATTGGCCCTTCCTTCAAGATGATAGCTTGCCAAGGTCACCTTCTCTTCTCTAGGGGTCCCGTAGACATGGAAGTATTGCTCGACTTTGTCGAGCCATTCATAAGGGTCCCCTCCACCGAAGGTTGGAAATTCTATCTTGGGCTTTCTAATCCCTCTTTCATGTGGTCCGAACCCCCTTTCAAACCCTTCATGGTTCACCCGTTCatcccttctccttccttcatgcACATGTCGGCCATAAGGCCTACAAGAATGGGGACTACCTAAGGGTTCACTCATGGGTCTTTCCATGCTCCTTGGCCGATCCTCCATGTGGATGCCGCCGGCCCATCTATCATCTAGGGATTCTCCACATGCATCCctatttcctcttcttctttcctctcggttttttctttctctttcaccCTCTTGATTTTTTTCTGCAAACCTCCTCTCAAGCCTCTCTATGTTTGCATTACTCTCTCTTCTTATGGTGGCTAAGGAGGTCACTAGATGTTCTAACACCCGACTCATCTCGGTGTTGTGGTTCTCTATGGTCTCAAAGAGCCTTTGGGGGCTAAAGGACTCCCTATCCGACTCCATGAAACAACCCCTCACAATCAGATTTTTTAATGCTATTACAAGGTATTTAAAATCTGATTTTCAGATCTCAAGATGTAAACAAGAAGGTATGTAGATCTGAAAAGTTAGAAGACACCCTTGAGATCGTCCTTCCGTGGATTTGGACTGAAGCCGATTACCCGACGATCTCCGATGTAGAAcctctcaatgaaagcaccagtTGTTGGCGACCCGGGGGTTGCGGTCCCGATCCCCGGCCCAAGCGACTAAGGTTGATGTTTGATGTTGGCGGTTTGCCTTGGGACCGACTTGCTGTGGGTATCTTCCTCCTTCTTGTTGCCGTGGAATCCACGCCGTATGCTTGCCTTCGGGCTGCCGGCGTTGGGAAGAAATCAAGGTGGGGCTCAATGTTGGAAGAAAGGTGATTTCATTCCACTAAACAACGGATTACAAAAAGGACTTGGCAAAGGTCGGGAAGGGACCTTGCACTACCTAAGAACAATCTAGGGGGGCTGATGTTCCCCACCCTAGTCCCAAGCCTTTCGGCCGACAAAAGAAAGGGATACAACCCTTGACACAATGGTGGAAAAACAATGTTCTCAGAGATGATTGCCTAAGGGCCCTAATGGCTCCTTTTAATGGCCGACGGCCTTGGCTTATTTTGGACTAAAACCCTAATGAAAGGACTCCTAATTCGGCCGCAATGGCCTGGTCAATCTTGGCCCTTGGTTCGGCCATGTGCTGCAGGTGGTTGGGCGCTCGGGATTTGCTGCTGGCGTGGCTTCTGTGCGTGGCACTTGCTGTGGCTGCCATCTGCCCGTGCGCAGCCAGATTTGGTTGCTGCGCCGGGCGGCTGGGCTGGGTTTCCTGTTGTGCCGAGCTTGCTTCCTGGTTTGCCATGCCTTGCTGCCTTTGGCTCGAGCTTCCTTTGGATTGCTGGCGTGTCCTCTTGACGCGCGCTCATCTGGCGGCCTGATGCATCCTGGCCGCTTGTGTCAGCCTTGGTCGTTTGGCCATGGAAGAGCCTAGAAGCTCCTCCACGGATTCTTTGCGTGCGGTTTCCTGGTTTGCCTCGGCGCTGATGCTTGGCAGCCTGCCAAGTGTTTCTGGCGGTTGGCCTTAGCTGGGCGCAAACTGCTGATGGTTTTCCTTGTTTGCGCTTGGGTGTTGATGGCTGCCACTTGGCCTTTGGTGCGCGCGATGCGGGGCTGACCGTTTCCTTCCTTCCTTGGCCGGGCGCCTGGCCGGCTGATGGCTGCCATGTGTCCTTGGCCGCGCGCGGGCTCGGGCTGACCGTGGCTTTCCTCTTTTGGCTGGGCGCTTGGTCGGCCGATGCTTGCCATGTGTCTGTTGGTGCGCGCGGGGTCGGGTTGGCTGCtgccttccttctttggctgggCGCATGGTCGGCGGATGGCTGCCAAGTGTCTTCTGGTGTGCGCGGTTCCTGGTTGACCGTGGCTTTCCATCCTTGGCACTCGGGCGCTCGTGCGCTGGCTGGTCCGGACCCAATGCTGGCGGGCTCGGCTGCTTGGCTGTGTCTTTGGTCGAGCTGAACCCGTGCGCTGCCCTTGGGCTGATTTGGCTGTGGTGCGCTCGGCCGAATGTCGGTCTGGCCGTGCCTTGGGCTGGTTGCTTCTCCTGATGCGTGCGCGCCCATGGCCGCACGCACGGGCTGGTGCCCTTGGCTGCTGCTCGTGATCATGCCCATGTCTGGCGTGCGCGCAACCCACTGTTGCGCGGGCGCCAGCTGCTGGCGAGAGGCGGGGAGGCGGCCTTGCTGAGTACTGGCCGTCTCCTGGTCTGGCGAGGTTCGGGCGCGCCAGATGGGCGCGGGTGCAGGCTGCTGGGCGCGCcgggcgggcgcgggcgcgGGGCGCTGGGCGCGCcgggcgggcgcgggcgcgGGGCGCGGGGCGCGCCGGGCGGGCGCGGGCGCAGGGCGCGGGGCCGGGTGCGCGGCCTGGGGGCCGTGCGCAGTCTGgtgcgcgggcgggcgcgcaaGGGCGCGCGCGGGCTGGCGGCCGTGTGCAGGTGGCCGGCTGGACGTGCACGTGGGTGCGCGCGCTGGCTGGCGCTGGTGCTGCTGGCTGCGCCTGGGCGCGCGGTTGGCCGTGCGCTGCTGCTGGGGGCGCAGAACCTCGCGCGGGCGCTGGGAATGGCCTGCGCGGGGCTGCGCCGAAGGCTGAAGGTGCTGTCCACTGCTTGGGCAGACTTCCAAGCAGTGGATTTGGCCCGGGCGTTGCTCTTGGCCGAGGTTGGCCTCGACCAAACTTGCAGAAATTTGGCTTGGCGGGCTGAGGTGGCTAACAGAAGGCCTCTCTGAGGCTCCCATGCAAAGATTAGGGCTTTGGAGGGTAAGTGCTTTCAATAGGACTAGCAATATGATATTTTAGCAACTTTTTCTATTAATCACGATTTAAAATATTGGTCAGTATAACAGTTTTAAACCCATCTCCATTATCTAATATTtattacaagaaaaaaaaagataatagctATTACattaggttttcaatatcataGCAATTGTAATGACTTATGACATAAATAACTGCACTTGCACAattttcataataaaatatatttaaaaattaagttTTTCTGAAAGCATTATGCCTTCTAAAagataaattttattaaataaatgatAATCTGGCAAAATTCATAGTTACAATCCGTATCTTCTCTTTTAATGGCCGTTACGACAATTATTCATTTATGATTTTGGTAAAGGAGTAGCTCTATTATTCAAGCCTTGATTAGTCCTtgccattttttattttaatgaaaaataaaaatcaacaaAATGTAATTGTAAAAGTTGTGCCAAATAAATTTCTGGCACGGTTCTAAATTTTTTAGAACTGTAGGGAGAAACTATCGCCTACGCTTCCTGCATCAGCGTGGCCGGGCATAATGCATCGAGATACGCGCATGATGAACGCAGTCTTGGCTGCGCGCGCAGCCACGTGGTGGAGGCAGCGTAGGCAACAATTTCTCGAGCACATGCGGTATCCACTGGAACTTTATGCGACGTGGCGTTTACGCAGGTTTGTGCCTCGACCTGGACAACTTGAACGCTACCACGTGTACATGACCCTCTTTACGTTCTAAACCTTTCGTCGTCGCCCTCATCTCCCCGGTCTCGATTTATTTCGTCGCTTGGCTGCTGCTTCTCCGATGGACCTCGCCATGCCTCCGAACTCGAACTCCACTCCCGTCACCACCACCGGTGACGACGACAACACCACCACCGACTTCTCCCTCCCCCCGGTAACCCTCCATAAGCTCCCCCACCTCTCCGACTACGTTCCCAACCTCACCGCCCTCACCAACCCCATCGACCGCAGCCCCTTCTACCACCCCTCACCTGGCTTCTACCTCTCCACCTCCGACCTCATCCTCCGCCATATCCTCTTCGAcctctcctccgccgccgccaccggcgGTGGCCTCCTGGCTTACCACCGCGCGGGGCCCCGCCGGACCATCCGCTTCGACCCGGCCGCCGTCCGAGCGGCGATCGTCACCTGCGGCGGTCTCTGCCCCGGGCTCAACACCGTGATCCGGGAGCTGGTGGTGGGTCTCTGGGACCTCTACGGCGTGCGCCAGATCTTTGGCGTGCCCTCGGGATACCGCGGGTTCTACTCGATGGAGCCGATGAAGTTGGACCCCAAGATGGTGCACAACTGGCACAAGAGGGGCGGGACGGCCCTCGCGACGTCGAGGGGTGGGTTTGATCTTGACAAGATTGTGAATGCGATCGAGCAGCGGGGGTTTAATCAGGTCAGGGTTTCTTGATTGGTGATTCCATAATTGTTTTATTatcgtgttttttttttttgatttatcagTTATGTTTGTTTTTGGGAGAATTGTTATTTTAATCGATTGATCCATATGCTAACTTTTAGATGCAAATTTAGGATTTTGTAGGGGAATCTTTTGTTCAATTCATGGCCATTTGGTTGATTAAAGGAAGAGCAACGCCTTTATATTTTTGAAgaattttaataaaagaaccattGGTTGGTTAGTGTAAGTGGAGGGAGGTGTGATTCCTTCAAAGGTTGTTTGTCTTTGCAAATGTTTTCATTTGGAGAATCTTTTTAAACTCAAATATGCTTAGGAGTAAGGGTAATGTATTCTAAAACTAGGTATTCCTATATTCTATCTTGTATTCTGTGGACATGTGATTGTCCACAGAATAGTAGAATGTTAGTTTAGGCATCTCCTTTTCTTTGGACATGTGATTGTCTATGATTTGGATAGCAAATCAAACGCATCGCACTCACAAATATGATTCTGAAGCATAAGCTTTATTGGGTAATCCAAACCTCAAAACCTAACCGAACACTCTGTTGGCGATGTCCTCTCGACTTTTATTTTGTTGGCTTTTGCCACAAATCAACAATCTTATCTTGAAGAGTTTAAGCCTTCATGCTATACTTTGCCATCCTCATGTAAAGttgttcttttctgagcaaCCCAATTAATCTACCAATTTAATAGTTATGAGCGAAGGAGACATTTCACTTTATTACGTTTGATCAGAAAGTGCTTTCAGAGTCTCTAGGAGGATCTTATAAGGCTATTGTATTTATCCATATATAAGGTCCGCATAATTCTCATCAACGGCCTGAGGTCTGTGCATAAGCAGGACAGCATGAAGACCTGTTGATGAGTTCGAATTTACATGAATCATCCCCTTGGAGAAAAACATTATTGACATAATCACAACTAAATTCCAATTTCTGGTAGTGTAAATTTGCAATAGCTTCCTTGTAAAGGAATCATCGAACTTTGAATGATTTGATTACTGAGGGAATATGATTTCAAAATTGACAAAGCTGCAGCAGAGCTCTCCTCGATTTTTAAAATGGTTTCTGTTGATAAACAATATACTTAGATAATTAAACAAAAATGGATGTGCTTTTCGCATGCAACAACAGCAATAGCAGGAACATAATCAACAACTCTAGCTGGACTCTGAACATTTATATTTATCACATCTACATAAAATAGGACTATCTCATTCTCAAACGTTAAATTACCCATTACTGCTATGCTCGCACAATTCGTAAACATACTCTTGAATTACACATTGATGATATGTATTGTTCCTTTCTTCATCTTTAGATTCATGTCTCATTTTGAACTGGGAGCTGGCACAGCATAATCATAACTAAGAATTTGAGGATTGTATTCTCAATTTTGAGCCTTTTAGTGCATGAGTACATAATTCCTCAAAGTAAGTTTTTGAAGCAACGTGCTGATTGTTAAATTTCTCTGTTCAATTGAAACAAGTTTGACATTGCTCAAGTCTCTGAATTGTTCAGCTGCTTCTTAGAGAGCTAAAATAAATTCTTCAAATATGCAGTTATATGTCATTGGTGGTGATGGAACTATGCGAGGTGCTGTAAAAATTTTTAGAGAGATTCAACAACGCAAACTAAATATCTCCATAACCGGGATCCCCAAAACAGTTGACAATGACATTGGCATCATAGACAGGTCATTTGGGTTCCAAACTGCAGTGGAGATGGCGCAGGAAGCTATCAATGCAGCTCATGTGGAGGCCGAAAGCGCAGTGAATGGCATTGGACTTGTCAAACTCATGGGCAGAAGCACAGGGCACATTGCACTCCATGCGACATTAAGCAGTCGTGATGTGGATTGCTGCTTGATCCCAGAGAATGATTTCTACTTGGAAGGCAAAGGTGGGCTATTCGAGTTCCTTGATCAGAGGCTAAAACAGAACGGGCATGCTGTGATTGTGGTAGCTGAGGGAGCGGGGCAAGATATGATACTGAGAACAGGTaaacagaaagaagaaaaggatgagTCCGGCAATCCTGTGTTTTTGGATGTGGGACCATGGCTGAAGTCCGAGCTGAAGAAGTGGTGGGAACGGGACCATCCTGGAGAGCTGTTCACGGTGAAATATATTGATCCTACCTACATGATCCGAGCAGTTCCAGCAAATGCCACTGACAACTTATACTGTACCTTATTGGCACATTCTGCAATCCATGGAGTCATGGCCGGTCACACAGGGTTCGTATCAGGTCCAATAAATGGCAATTATGGCTACATTCCAATGGAGGAGGTGGCGGTGGCACGAAATGTGGTGGATACAAAGGATCATAAATGGGCATGGGTCAGATCGGTGACAAATCAACCAGATTTTCTGAAATGCTAGAACAAGGGTGCCTATAAAACCAGTGAGAGCTTTTTTAAGCCCTTATGTCTaaatatttttgagaaaattcAGTATCGATATTTGACGGGAGTCTGATATATTTTCAAAGCATGATTGTTACTCTTTTGAGACTGTCATTCCTGAAAATGTTTTCTGTTTATTGTCAATTTGCGACATACTCTTTTACCAGTTTGCATAGATAGGGCAAAGGTCTTAAGCTACTACAGAGTATCTGATGGCTAATGCTGCCTGGTAAAGATCTCCATGGGCTGCTTACCTAGCAAGTAAATAAAACGATTGTTGTGTTCTTAGCATGAGACTTTATGTTGTGGATCAGGCTTGTTGAGTTTAGAAGCAGCAGTTAGTCCATATTTGCTTAACAATGAACAAGTCATTGAGTCCTGCTTGGCCCTGGTCTGGAATCAAAGCATCTGTGGCCGAAGACGAGCATGAGTGCAATTAAAACCAAGTTCGATATTTTCAACTGAATTGTCCAATGAATCGGTCAAGCTATAGACCATGATACAGGTAATAGCGAGTTTCTGGCAACTGCTGCATTCTGACCATGATACAGGTACGGTTGTTTGCACAGTTTATCTCTATACGGATTTTCTTCTGCATAAAATATTTATGCGCTCATCGAGCCCCAGGAACATAAGTCCGCATACATTATACTATGCGGATTAAATACTTCCGCATATAAGTTTTATGAACCTGTCCGCACATCTCCAAGTTTCATGCAAAGTTATGTGCAAGTCCCTATTCGAGCCGTCAATTATCCACCGGTTCCGTGCCACCAATCTTTTGCAATCTACACTAGATTTCAGTTACTGAA encodes the following:
- the LOC103698768 gene encoding ATP-dependent 6-phosphofructokinase 2-like; this encodes MDLAMPPNSNSTPVTTTGDDDNTTTDFSLPPVTLHKLPHLSDYVPNLTALTNPIDRSPFYHPSPGFYLSTSDLILRHILFDLSSAAATGGGLLAYHRAGPRRTIRFDPAAVRAAIVTCGGLCPGLNTVIRELVVGLWDLYGVRQIFGVPSGYRGFYSMEPMKLDPKMVHNWHKRGGTALATSRGGFDLDKIVNAIEQRGFNQLYVIGGDGTMRGAVKIFREIQQRKLNISITGIPKTVDNDIGIIDRSFGFQTAVEMAQEAINAAHVEAESAVNGIGLVKLMGRSTGHIALHATLSSRDVDCCLIPENDFYLEGKGGLFEFLDQRLKQNGHAVIVVAEGAGQDMILRTGKQKEEKDESGNPVFLDVGPWLKSELKKWWERDHPGELFTVKYIDPTYMIRAVPANATDNLYCTLLAHSAIHGVMAGHTGFVSGPINGNYGYIPMEEVAVARNVVDTKDHKWAWVRSVTNQPDFLKC